GATGAAGAATAACTGCACAATAAACGGTGTATTACGAATGACTTCTACATAGGCGCTTATGAGCCAGCGCAACCAAGCTTTATTACTTATTTTACCTGCAGCCCCTGCAGTACCGAGTAAGATCCCTGCAAAGGTTGAATACAAGGTGAGCTCGGCAGTGGTGAGTAAGCCCTTGGCAAGCTCAGGCATGTAGGGCAGTAAGCCACTAAAGTCTAGTTGGTAGCTCATGGCGCGCTCCTTTAGTACAACTCTTTAGGTAACGATGTTTTAAACCATGCAAGCGAGAGTTTCTCTAACTCACCACTTTGTTTTGCTTTAGCAATTAGCTCGTTTACTTTGGCAACCAGTGCTGGCTCGCCTTTAAGCACACCTACATAACACGGAGAGTTTTTAAGTAAGAACTTAGTCTCTGGCTTGCGTGTTGGAACGCGCTTGGCAATTTCTGTGGCAACTAAATTACCAGTGGCAATAAGCTCTACTTGGCCTGATAAGTAAGCTGACAGGGTGGTGTTATTGTCTTCAAAACGTTTAATGGTGGTAGAGCTATCCACCAACTTGCTTAGCTCTATGTCTTCAACTGCGCCACGGGTAACACCAACGGTTTTACCTGCCAGTTGCTCCGCAGAATCAACGCTAACCTCTGCGGCGCCAAATACACCAAGGAAAAATGGTGCATAAGCTTCACTAAAATCGATGGCTTTTTCACGCTCGGCGTTTTTGCCTAGGCTAGAAATAACCAAATCAACCTTGCGGGTTTGTAAGTAGGGAATGCGGTTAGCGCTGGTTACTGGCACTAATTCTAGTTTTACATCTAGCTGCTCTGCTAGGTAGCGAGCCATATCAATGTCGTAGCCCATGGGTTGTAAATCACTCCCCACCGAGCCAAACGGAGGGAAATCTTGTGGTACGGCTACTTTTAATACGCCGCGCTCCATTAAAGTAGCTAGTTGGTCGGCATGGCTTACGGTGCTGCTTAGAGCGCAAAGTAAAATGGCTGCGCTAGCAAATAGTTTTTTGAAGGTATACATAAAGCTTCCTTAGCGAGTTTACTTGGTGTGAAACGAATGAATCTTTTGTTTTTTATTTGCAACGTACGAGCCATTAAGCCGGAAGTGAAGTAATTATTTAATAATTCCTTTAAATACATATGGTTATAGGTTTTTTGTTTGATGGAGAGGTGAAGATGCTCTAGCGGGTGGTGTTTAATATTTACCCATCTTGGTGCTGTTTGGGATCTGTTTGGTGCACGAATTACTACTAAAGTGGTATCTCTGAGTTTATTTGAAACAAATCGCAAATATTTGTCTAAATCTCGTTTTTTCAAACAATTTTTTAAGTTTAACTGTTTGTTTTAAATGGGCTTTAATGCCTGTGATAGAAAAGTGATAAGTTCGTGAATTGGTTGGGACATGTGCTTCTTATACTGGATTTGACTGTTAAATAAGGACCGCAAAAGGAGCGAACCATGGATCTCAAGTCATCTCTGTTAGCAATGCCGTTTATTGCTGTAAGTACATTAAGCCAAGCCGCGGTAGTAGACGTTAAAATTACTAACTTAACGCAAGGTATTTACTACACCCCTTTACTAGTAACTGCACACACTTCTGACGCCCACCTATTTGAAGTAGGTTCTGCGGCATCGCCAGCCCTACAGATGATGGCAGAGGGTGGAGACATCTCTGGTTTAGTCACAATTGCCGACGGTATTGGCGCAGTGTCGTCAGCCAATCCAGTGGCTGGTTTATTAGCACCAACCGATTACGTGATGGTGAGTGACCTAGATACTGGCAGCAACACCCATCTGAGTATTGTGGCTATGTTACTGCCAACCAATGATGGTTTTGTAGGTAAAGACAGCTGGGAAATTCCAAGTGAAGCAGGCACTTATACCTTCTACATGAATGGTTATGACGCCGGCACCGAAGCCAACGATGAGATTGTAAATGGCGGCGGAGCTTCTGGTACTCCTGGTATTCCTGCAAACCCTGGCATGAATGGCGGAACTGGCGGCAGTGGCGTAGCTACAGCATCAAGCAATACCAACATTCATATTCATCCTGGTAATGTGGGTGACCAAGATGCAACGGGCGGCATGAGTGACCTAGACAGCCGTATTCACCGCTGGTTAAATCCAGTTGCAAAAGTGGTTGTTACCGTTAAGTAATTAAGGAGGATCTATGGCTATCTCAAGTTTTAGTAAGAGAGCCTTGGCCGTAGCGGTAATGGCGGCAGGACTAAGTGCATGTGGCAGTGATGACGAGAAAATCGTCGTGGTTGAGCCAGATACGCTAGAGTATGAAGTAACCATTTATAACGACACCTCGGCGCAGCCCTTATCACCAGCTGTAGTGGGTATTCATAGTGCAACCATCAGTTTATGGTCGCTAGGCACTTCTGCTAGCGTTCCTCTAGAAACCATGGCCGAAGGTGGTGACGCTAGCCAGTTAGCAGACATGTTTACCGATGATAATGTTGCTGTTACAGGTGCTGGCGCTATTGGCCCAGGCGCTTATGAAACCTTAATGATTAGTGCAAGTGAGCGCAGCGATATGCAGTTATCACTAGCCACTATGATGGTAAATACTAACGATGCATTTACCGGGCTAAATGGTATTGATATTGGTGGCTTAATGGTGGGTGATAGCATGACCTACAGCTTGCCAGCCTATGATGCAGGAACCGAGCAAAACAGCGAAGCGGTGGGAACGATTCCTGGGCCAGCTGATGGCGGTGAAGGGTTTAACGCGGCACGTGATGATGTAATGAATAAAGTTTCGCGTCATCCCGGTCTAGTTACACAAGCCGACGACCCTGCGTCAGTATTGCTGCCAGATCATCGATTGTCTGGCACAGTGGGAAGAGTAGTGATTACTCGTACCAACTAGCGCAGAGAACACTACACCCGTACTTAGGTGCGGGTGAGTGCCTTACTCATTGTGGTCGTTCATTACAAGGAAAGGAGCCTATATGTCCCCGCGGATCCTGGTCATTGAAGACGACCACGATATTAATAACCTGATCACCATGAATCTAAACGACATGATGTATCAAGTAGAAAGCTGCGAGAATGGCGCGCAAGGTTACGCTAAAGCCAGCAGCGATAACTTCGACTTAATCGTGCTTGATTTAATGCTACCCGGCATGGACGGTTTAGACATTTGTCGACAACTTCGCGCCCAACAACACAACACGCCAATTTTAATGCTCACCGCACGCGACTCAGAGGCCGATCGGGTGGTGGGTTTAGAAATGGGTGCAGATGACTACCTCACTAAACCCTTTAGCGTGCGCGAGTTGCAAGCAAGAGTGAAAGCCATGTTGCGCCGCGTTGATATGCTAGTGCAAAGCCAGCAACAAACCGACGCCACTACCATGCAGTGGAAGGACTTATCCATCGACATTGGTCGTCGCCAAGTATCAGTGCGCAATCAGGCGGTGGAGCTTACCTCTACCGAGTTTGATTTACTGCTGCATTTGGCCAAATCACCGGGTTTAGTATTCAGCCGAGCTCAGTTATTAGACCAAGTTTGGGGCTATAAACACAGCGGCTACGAGCACACCGTAAATTCGCATATCAATCGACTACGCACCAAGTTAGAAAGCGACCCTTCTAATCCTGAATACGTGCTAACTGTGTGGGGAGTAGGGTACAAGTTTAATGATGTTTAGATTTATCAGTTCTTTTTACAGCAAGTTAATGCTGGCCGTGGTGGTGTGTTTTATTTTAGCGGGTGGCTTATTACTGGGCTTGGCTCATCAAAGCTCGCAGCAGTATCAAAACGAAATTGAACAAAAACTGCATTTACAATTAGCCGAACATTTAGTTTACGAAAGCCAATTGTTTAAAGATGGAGAGCTTGATCCTAAAGCGATTAAGCAGGCTTTTCATTCGATGATGATCTTAGGCCCAAGTTTTGAGTTCTACATTCTTGATACCGCCGGCAAGGTGGTGACTTACTCAGCCGATCCCAGCAAAATCAAACGCAGGCAGTTAGATTTAAAGCCAATTCGAGATTTTATCGACGGTTCTAGAGCCATGCCAATTATTGGCGATGACCCTCGTTCTCCCTCAAGAAGTAAGATTTTTTCGGTGGCCGAAATTCGTGAAGGCAATAGCTTAAAAGGTTATCTATACATCATCATTGGCGGCGAGATCTACGACAGCGTTGCCGAGCTGCTGCAAAGCAGTCACATTATGAAATTAAGCATGCTGGGGCTTTTGTTCATTTTAGGTTTTAGCTTGTTAGTGGTATTTCTCATCTTCGGTTTGCTTACCAAACCACTGCGTCGCTTAGCTAAGGATATTGATCAGTTTCAGCATGTTGGCTTGGAGCAAACCGCTAACATTGCAGGGCATTGGCAAAATAACTCTCACGATGAAGTGCAAAAGCTAGGCGCTGCCTTTAGTGATATGGCCACCACCATTAAGGGCCAATATCAAAAGGTTAAAGACACCGACCAATTGCGCAGAGAGCTTATTTCTTATGTTTCTCACGACCTGAGAACACCGCTAGCATCACTGCAAGGTTACTTAGAAACTTGGCAGTTAAAACACCGAGACTTATCTCCAGAAGAAGGTGAGCAGTTAATTAAAGTAGCTTTAAGCAGCGCACGTAAAACCTCTAGCTTAGTGGAGCAGCTATTTGAGCTGGCTCACCTTGATAGCGACCAAGCTACGATTAATGAAGAGTCAGTCGCAATTGCTGAATTAGCCCAGGACGTAATTCAAAAGCTCGAGTTAGCTGCCCAGAAAAAGCAGGTGGTAATGAGTGTAGAGCCGCAAGACCCATCCTTAGTCGCCTGCGCCGATATTCAACGTATTGAGCGAGTGTTTACCAACTTGTTGGAGAACTCGATCCGTCACTGTAGCGAAGGCGACGAGATTAAAGTAAAAATCGACCAAGCAGAGCAGGGCAATAAGTTAGCCATTACCGTAAGTGATACTGGCACTGGGATCCCCAGCGATGATTTACCACATATCTTCGACGCCCACTATCGAGCAGCTAATCGAGCTAAAGATAAAAGTTCACATGGCGGTTTAGGTTTGGCCATTGCTAAGCGAATAGTGCAACTGCATCGTTCATCAATTAGCGTGGAGTCCACCTTAGGCGAAGGCACCCGTTTTTGTTTTACCCTAGATAAACCTATGTAATTCTGCACTTTTCACTGGGCTGGCGCTTATCGGTGTAGCCCAGTGAATGTTGATATATAGGCGCTGGCTTGTGCAGTTTTTAACTTCTTGTTGTTGCTGTTTCTTGCACAATAAAACTGCTGATTAAGCTATGCGCTTTGTGCATATATTCCCTGAGTTAAATTCATTAGTTTGAGGAAACAGAACTGCGTACACTCCGCGCTTCTTTTGGTTACCCGCAAATAAAATACCCTATGTTTTCGCAATCTATTCTGGCTCAAATGCTGAGAATACTGCTGTTATTAAGCTTAACGCTGCTTGTTGTGCATCACTCGCCAAGCTTATTAAAGCTGTTGGCTGAACAGGCTATGAATAGCGGCTGCCATCAAATTAATGACGATGCATCGCAGCATCAACATCACTCTCACCACCATTCTCATCATTAAGTAAGAGGCTTACATGAGTATTTTTCGCTTTCCGGCATTGGTTTGGCTAGGCATTGGCATTTTGGTTATCTCGCTTGGTATTCGCCAGTCCTTTGGTATTTTCATGATGCCAGTATCAGAGCACTTTCAGTTAGGTAGAGAGTTTTTTAGCTTTGCCATTGCCTTGCAAAACTTGTTGTTTGGCATGTTCCAACCTTTTGTGGGGATGGCTGCAGACAAGTGGGGAGCAAAACGAGTGATAGTGCTGGGAGCGGCAGCTTATGCACTGGGTTTATATTTAAGCTCAATCGCCGCGCTGCCTAGCATGTTGTATCTATCTTTGGGTGCATTAGTAGGGCTTGGGCTTAGTGCCACGAGCTATGTGATTGTATTAGGCGCAGTGGCTAAAGTAGTACCTGCTAAACATGCCGCAAAGGCTTTTGGCTTAACTACCGCGGCAGGCTCCTTTGGTATGTTTGCAATGATCCCAGGCGCGCAACTTATGTTAAGCCAAATGGGCTGGCAGCAAGCCCTGCAAGCTTTTGCTTTGTTATGCGCGTTAATGGTGGCGTTTGCCATGTTTATGAAAACCGCTAAACCTAGTACTGAAAATCAAGTGGTAGTAGACGAAAAGCAAACCCTTAAAGAGTCCTTACAAGAGGCGTTTTCTCATAAAGGTTATTGGCTTATTCATGCTGGTTTTTTTGTCTGTGGTTTTCATGTGATGTTTATTGCCACTCACTTACCGAGTTACCTCGCTGATAAAAACTTAAGTGCCACAACCGGGGCCATGGCTTTAGCCTATGTGGGGATCTTCAATATCTTTGGCTCGTATTTTTGGGGCGTAATGGGCGACAGATTTAGCAAGCGCCATGTTATGTCGGCCTTGTATCTTATGAGAACAGTGGTCATCGCTGGTTTTGTGAGTTTGCCGGTGACCGAGAGCACAGCGGCATTATTTGGTGGCGCTATTGGCTTTTGTTGGTTAGGTACTGTGCCGCTTACCTCTGGTTTGGTTAGGCAAATATTTGGCGCTCGCTACTTATCTACCTTGTATGGCTTGGTGTTTTTTACTCATCAAATTGGCAGTTTTTTAGGCGCTTGGGCAGGTGGGCGTATTTATGATTACTACGGCTCTTACGAACCTATCTGGTGGTCAACTGTGGCACTAGCTTTTATCGCAGCATTAATTCATTTGCCGATTAATGATAAACCGGTAATGCGTTTGGCAGCTGCGAGTTGATCCTATCAGGGTGATATAGGTTTACCTCTTCTTAACACGTCTTTGGACAAAAACGAGTCAGCTTACCTAACCCATTTGGAACATTCTGACTCTTCGGATGACTTCTAGTACTGGAGGCGTACGGCCACCCAAAACGTTCCTGGTTAACTTTTCTTATCAACTACAGGTTAGGAAACCTGACTCCATATCCTAATGCACTCTGTTCTTTTGACCCACTTATTTGCCTATGTCACTGGACTCAACTAACTTTATTCATGTCCATGGTTAGGTCGACACACAGGGAAGTACATAACGATGAGTAGGTTCTATGTAGACTATTGGTCTCGTGAGTGGATCGATGAGAATCATTTTCCAGAGGTTGAATTAGAAAGCTTTCAGCAACACTATACCCATAGAGATTTGGGTGTCGCTTTTTCCGGTGGGGGGACTCGCTCAGCGGCATGTACCTTGGGACAGCTTAAGGCATTAGATGAATTAGGTTTGTTGCCAAGGGTCAAATATATCTCGGCAGTATCTGGGGGGGGGTGGGCGGCGACGCCATTTACCTATACCGACGATACTGAGCTGTACTTTGGTGAGATTAGAGACCCTGAAAATATCACCTTTTCTAACAG
The Agarivorans aestuarii DNA segment above includes these coding regions:
- a CDS encoding MFS transporter, whose protein sequence is MSIFRFPALVWLGIGILVISLGIRQSFGIFMMPVSEHFQLGREFFSFAIALQNLLFGMFQPFVGMAADKWGAKRVIVLGAAAYALGLYLSSIAALPSMLYLSLGALVGLGLSATSYVIVLGAVAKVVPAKHAAKAFGLTTAAGSFGMFAMIPGAQLMLSQMGWQQALQAFALLCALMVAFAMFMKTAKPSTENQVVVDEKQTLKESLQEAFSHKGYWLIHAGFFVCGFHVMFIATHLPSYLADKNLSATTGAMALAYVGIFNIFGSYFWGVMGDRFSKRHVMSALYLMRTVVIAGFVSLPVTESTAALFGGAIGFCWLGTVPLTSGLVRQIFGARYLSTLYGLVFFTHQIGSFLGAWAGGRIYDYYGSYEPIWWSTVALAFIAALIHLPINDKPVMRLAAAS
- a CDS encoding spondin domain-containing protein; translation: MDLKSSLLAMPFIAVSTLSQAAVVDVKITNLTQGIYYTPLLVTAHTSDAHLFEVGSAASPALQMMAEGGDISGLVTIADGIGAVSSANPVAGLLAPTDYVMVSDLDTGSNTHLSIVAMLLPTNDGFVGKDSWEIPSEAGTYTFYMNGYDAGTEANDEIVNGGGASGTPGIPANPGMNGGTGGSGVATASSNTNIHIHPGNVGDQDATGGMSDLDSRIHRWLNPVAKVVVTVK
- a CDS encoding spondin domain-containing protein; protein product: MAISSFSKRALAVAVMAAGLSACGSDDEKIVVVEPDTLEYEVTIYNDTSAQPLSPAVVGIHSATISLWSLGTSASVPLETMAEGGDASQLADMFTDDNVAVTGAGAIGPGAYETLMISASERSDMQLSLATMMVNTNDAFTGLNGIDIGGLMVGDSMTYSLPAYDAGTEQNSEAVGTIPGPADGGEGFNAARDDVMNKVSRHPGLVTQADDPASVLLPDHRLSGTVGRVVITRTN
- a CDS encoding transporter substrate-binding domain-containing protein; translation: MYTFKKLFASAAILLCALSSTVSHADQLATLMERGVLKVAVPQDFPPFGSVGSDLQPMGYDIDMARYLAEQLDVKLELVPVTSANRIPYLQTRKVDLVISSLGKNAEREKAIDFSEAYAPFFLGVFGAAEVSVDSAEQLAGKTVGVTRGAVEDIELSKLVDSSTTIKRFEDNNTTLSAYLSGQVELIATGNLVATEIAKRVPTRKPETKFLLKNSPCYVGVLKGEPALVAKVNELIAKAKQSGELEKLSLAWFKTSLPKELY
- a CDS encoding response regulator transcription factor gives rise to the protein MSPRILVIEDDHDINNLITMNLNDMMYQVESCENGAQGYAKASSDNFDLIVLDLMLPGMDGLDICRQLRAQQHNTPILMLTARDSEADRVVGLEMGADDYLTKPFSVRELQARVKAMLRRVDMLVQSQQQTDATTMQWKDLSIDIGRRQVSVRNQAVELTSTEFDLLLHLAKSPGLVFSRAQLLDQVWGYKHSGYEHTVNSHINRLRTKLESDPSNPEYVLTVWGVGYKFNDV
- a CDS encoding sensor histidine kinase, translating into MMFRFISSFYSKLMLAVVVCFILAGGLLLGLAHQSSQQYQNEIEQKLHLQLAEHLVYESQLFKDGELDPKAIKQAFHSMMILGPSFEFYILDTAGKVVTYSADPSKIKRRQLDLKPIRDFIDGSRAMPIIGDDPRSPSRSKIFSVAEIREGNSLKGYLYIIIGGEIYDSVAELLQSSHIMKLSMLGLLFILGFSLLVVFLIFGLLTKPLRRLAKDIDQFQHVGLEQTANIAGHWQNNSHDEVQKLGAAFSDMATTIKGQYQKVKDTDQLRRELISYVSHDLRTPLASLQGYLETWQLKHRDLSPEEGEQLIKVALSSARKTSSLVEQLFELAHLDSDQATINEESVAIAELAQDVIQKLELAAQKKQVVMSVEPQDPSLVACADIQRIERVFTNLLENSIRHCSEGDEIKVKIDQAEQGNKLAITVSDTGTGIPSDDLPHIFDAHYRAANRAKDKSSHGGLGLAIAKRIVQLHRSSISVESTLGEGTRFCFTLDKPM